The following proteins come from a genomic window of Achromobacter deleyi:
- a CDS encoding FecR domain-containing protein yields the protein MSAGGAGGIDPRALDGAVEWFLRLTSGTASAADHEAWQAWRRADPEHERAWLRTEALTRRFEALPKGVLPVLERPRSASRRRALGKLALLASAGGAGWLACRDEAWRGWVAQYRTPSGARREVVLADHSRVVLNAATAMDVLFDAHQRLIALHAGEILVETAPDPERIVRPFIVRTREGSITALGTRFVVRRDDGVSTVQVLEGAVRVLPSGAAADGARQVPAGMRLSFGAGIGAGLEPVSGDPSAWQRGMLQVDGMPLRTFLAELQRYRSGWIDCAPEVAHLPISGAFPLDDPDRVLATVADTLPLRLRYRTRYWVSVLPRGASGTNL from the coding sequence GTGAGCGCCGGCGGGGCGGGGGGCATCGATCCGCGCGCGCTGGACGGCGCGGTGGAGTGGTTCCTGCGGCTGACCTCGGGCACCGCCAGCGCGGCCGACCACGAGGCCTGGCAGGCCTGGCGGCGGGCCGATCCCGAACACGAACGCGCCTGGCTGCGCACTGAAGCCCTGACCCGACGCTTCGAGGCGCTGCCCAAGGGGGTGTTGCCGGTGCTGGAGCGGCCGCGCTCGGCGAGCCGCCGGCGCGCGCTGGGCAAGCTGGCGCTGCTGGCCAGCGCCGGGGGCGCGGGCTGGCTGGCCTGCCGCGACGAGGCCTGGCGCGGCTGGGTGGCGCAATACCGCACGCCGTCCGGCGCGCGCCGCGAAGTGGTGCTGGCCGATCACAGCCGCGTGGTGCTCAATGCCGCCACCGCGATGGACGTGTTGTTCGACGCCCATCAGCGCCTGATCGCGCTGCATGCCGGCGAGATCCTGGTCGAGACCGCGCCCGATCCCGAGCGGATCGTGCGGCCCTTCATCGTGCGCACCCGCGAAGGCAGCATCACTGCGCTGGGCACGCGTTTCGTGGTGCGGCGCGACGATGGCGTGTCGACCGTGCAGGTGCTGGAAGGCGCGGTCCGGGTGCTGCCGAGCGGGGCGGCGGCCGATGGCGCGCGTCAGGTGCCGGCCGGGATGCGCCTGAGTTTCGGCGCCGGCATCGGCGCCGGCCTCGAACCGGTGTCCGGCGACCCGTCGGCCTGGCAGCGCGGCATGCTGCAGGTGGACGGCATGCCGCTGCGGACTTTCCTGGCGGAATTGCAGCGCTATCGTAGCGGCTGGATCGACTGCGCGCCGGAAGTGGCGCACCTGCCGATCTCCGGCGCCTTTCCGCTGGACGACCCCGACCGTGTCCTGGCCACGGTGGCCGACACGCTGCCGCTGCGCCTGCGTTACCGCACGCGCTACTGGGTATCGGTGCTGCCGCGCGGCGCCAGTGGAACGAATTTGTAA
- a CDS encoding sigma-70 family RNA polymerase sigma factor, with protein sequence MAASDPSPQHPLHALYQDHQGWLQGWLRKKLGCALDAADLVHDTYLRVLSQREPGEIREPRPYLATIAHGLMVNHLRRKDLERAYLETLAQLPEPLAPSPEARALALEALVEIDTMLDGLPVAARRAFLLCQLEGMTHAEIASTLRVSVGSVRLYIARALRQCLELAP encoded by the coding sequence ATGGCTGCCTCCGACCCCTCTCCGCAGCATCCCTTGCATGCGCTTTACCAGGATCACCAGGGGTGGCTGCAAGGCTGGCTGCGCAAGAAACTGGGGTGCGCGCTGGATGCCGCCGATCTGGTGCACGACACCTACCTGCGGGTACTGAGCCAGCGCGAGCCCGGCGAGATCCGCGAGCCCCGTCCCTATCTGGCCACCATCGCCCATGGGCTGATGGTGAATCACCTGCGGCGCAAGGACCTGGAGCGCGCCTACCTGGAAACGCTGGCGCAATTGCCTGAACCCTTGGCGCCGTCTCCCGAGGCGCGCGCGCTGGCGCTGGAGGCCCTGGTCGAGATCGACACCATGCTCGATGGCTTGCCGGTGGCGGCGCGGCGCGCGTTCCTGCTGTGCCAGCTCGAGGGCATGACGCATGCCGAGATCGCCAGCACGCTGCGGGTCTCCGTGGGGTCGGTGCGGCTGTATATCGCGCGCGCGTTGCGCCAGTGCCTGGAACTGGCGCCGTGA
- a CDS encoding CopD family copper resistance protein, with protein sequence MNTYPLLLILHLLAAFVFVGTVTFEVLFLEPVHRRLPPEVRKALGAQLGPRVRGTVPWAVLVLYLAGLGLAWQYRGVLAHPAGSPLGILLSVKIALAVSVALHVVSALVLARKRRLAPALQRRIHISVFCHMVGIVVLAKAMFYVTW encoded by the coding sequence ATGAACACCTATCCCCTGCTGTTGATCCTGCACCTGCTGGCCGCCTTCGTCTTCGTCGGCACGGTGACCTTCGAGGTGCTGTTCCTGGAGCCGGTGCACCGGCGCCTGCCGCCCGAGGTGCGCAAGGCGCTTGGCGCGCAGCTCGGCCCGCGCGTGCGCGGGACGGTGCCGTGGGCGGTGCTGGTGCTGTATCTGGCCGGCCTGGGCCTGGCGTGGCAATACCGCGGCGTGCTGGCGCATCCGGCCGGCTCGCCGCTGGGCATCCTGCTGTCGGTCAAGATCGCGCTGGCCGTGAGCGTGGCGCTCCATGTCGTCTCGGCGCTGGTGCTGGCCCGCAAGCGGCGGCTGGCGCCGGCGTTGCAGCGGCGCATACATATCAGTGTCTTCTGTCACATGGTCGGCATCGTGGTGCTGGCCAAGGCGATGTTCTATGTGACGTGGTGA
- a CDS encoding TonB-dependent receptor family protein encodes MTSPLLRQLASSLTLGVLGLSAAHAQSLPPATADRAVPSLSPVVVSGESATRGLDPGPQRVQAEQQAVPGGTNLILPQQEVRLVTLRDALDYQPGVVVQEFFGGLDQPRLNIRGSGIQSNPLSRGILLMQDGLPLNDADGSFVISLLEPRNAGLVAVRRGANALSPGATTLGGEVDFQSLTGTQSDLVRLGTGSFGTRSVTLSKGFEDERLDGRFSFGYDKSDGYRHHSASERSSFQGNLGFRRGTFENRTYLSYTDLKFDIPQPVPKARMYADPRGVLGDGNSPQDLANNVYNRDPHRDTSQFRIANRSYWGSDDLNQTAGLYWQRTNDDFTNPQVANVTDGDTYGLAWQLAGKAGSVDYRVALDWQRSNMDRDLYAIRPADGRRLQRFGNYALTAENRSALVGLDWHLTGQLSLVGDLKYTQAVRDARERGSGKTLDQDWNYATPRLGIVWQPAQTQRWYANVSRSNEAPTFWEIVNGEVPAPMNPATAVTSMSKLDLQRALTYEIGGDGTFDVAGRDLRWAVSIYRSRVEDELMSVTNANGTPAGTYNYRGRTRHQGIEAGLSGSLPAPGDGLLDYRVAYTFSDFRFREGEFQGNRIAGVPRHLLSAELMYRKGGWRVGPNLRWLMSDTETNHANAPGTQQNAYALLGFKIAYEHDAHWSAYAQADNLTDKTYASSYAIRNSATAAMPIFLPGNGRAFSAGVTYRF; translated from the coding sequence ATGACGTCCCCCCTCCTGCGCCAGTTGGCGTCCAGCCTTACCCTGGGTGTGCTCGGCCTGTCCGCGGCCCATGCCCAATCGCTGCCTCCCGCCACGGCCGACCGGGCCGTGCCCTCGCTGTCGCCGGTGGTCGTGTCCGGCGAGTCCGCCACGCGCGGGCTCGATCCCGGTCCCCAGCGGGTCCAGGCCGAACAGCAGGCCGTGCCGGGCGGCACCAACCTGATCCTGCCGCAACAGGAGGTGCGCCTGGTCACGCTGCGCGACGCGCTCGACTACCAGCCGGGCGTGGTGGTGCAGGAATTCTTTGGCGGACTGGACCAGCCGCGGCTGAATATCCGCGGTTCCGGCATCCAGAGCAATCCGCTCAGCCGCGGCATCCTGTTGATGCAGGACGGCCTGCCGCTGAACGATGCCGACGGCTCCTTCGTCATCAGCCTGCTCGAACCCCGCAATGCAGGCCTGGTCGCCGTGCGGCGCGGCGCCAACGCGCTGTCTCCCGGGGCCACGACGCTGGGCGGCGAGGTCGACTTCCAGTCGCTCACGGGCACCCAGAGCGACCTGGTCCGGCTCGGCACGGGCAGCTTCGGCACGCGTTCGGTCACGCTGTCCAAGGGCTTCGAGGACGAGCGCCTGGATGGCCGCTTCAGCTTTGGCTACGACAAGTCGGATGGCTACCGCCATCACTCGGCGTCCGAGCGCTCCAGCTTCCAGGGCAACCTGGGCTTTCGTCGCGGGACCTTCGAGAACCGCACCTATCTGTCATACACCGACCTCAAGTTCGACATTCCCCAGCCGGTGCCCAAGGCCCGCATGTACGCGGATCCGCGCGGCGTGCTGGGCGACGGCAATTCGCCGCAGGACCTGGCCAACAACGTCTACAACCGTGATCCGCACCGCGACACCAGCCAGTTCCGCATCGCCAACCGCAGTTATTGGGGCAGCGATGACCTGAACCAGACCGCCGGCCTCTATTGGCAGCGCACCAACGACGACTTCACCAACCCGCAGGTCGCCAATGTCACCGACGGCGATACCTACGGCCTGGCGTGGCAACTGGCCGGCAAGGCCGGCAGCGTCGACTACCGCGTGGCGCTGGACTGGCAACGCAGCAACATGGACCGCGACCTCTACGCCATCCGTCCAGCCGATGGCCGCCGCCTGCAACGCTTCGGCAACTATGCCTTGACGGCCGAGAACCGCAGCGCGCTGGTCGGCCTGGATTGGCATCTCACCGGGCAGCTCAGCCTGGTCGGCGACCTGAAGTACACCCAGGCCGTGCGCGATGCGCGCGAGCGCGGCAGCGGCAAGACCCTGGACCAGGACTGGAACTACGCCACCCCGCGCCTGGGCATCGTCTGGCAGCCGGCGCAGACGCAGCGCTGGTACGCCAACGTCAGCCGCAGCAACGAGGCGCCGACCTTCTGGGAGATTGTCAACGGCGAGGTGCCCGCGCCCATGAACCCGGCCACCGCCGTAACCTCGATGAGCAAGCTCGACCTGCAACGCGCATTGACCTATGAGATCGGCGGCGACGGCACTTTCGATGTGGCCGGCCGCGACCTGCGCTGGGCCGTGTCGATCTATCGCAGCCGGGTGGAGGATGAACTCATGTCCGTCACCAATGCCAACGGCACGCCGGCCGGCACCTACAACTACCGCGGCCGCACCCGCCACCAGGGCATCGAGGCCGGCTTGTCAGGCAGCCTGCCGGCGCCGGGCGACGGCCTGCTGGACTACCGCGTTGCCTACACCTTCAGCGATTTCCGCTTCCGCGAGGGCGAGTTCCAGGGCAATCGCATCGCCGGCGTGCCGCGCCATCTGCTGAGCGCCGAGTTGATGTACCGCAAAGGCGGTTGGCGAGTGGGGCCCAACCTGCGCTGGCTGATGAGCGACACTGAGACCAACCACGCCAACGCGCCGGGCACGCAGCAAAATGCCTACGCGCTGCTGGGTTTCAAGATCGCCTACGAACACGATGCGCATTGGAGCGCCTACGCACAGGCCGACAACCTGACCGACAAGACCTACGCCAGCAGCTACGCCATCCGCAACAGCGCGACGGCGGCCATGCCGATTTTCCTGCCGGGCAACGGCCGGGCGTTCAGCGCGGGCGTGACCTACCGGTTCTGA
- a CDS encoding ABC transporter ATP-binding protein — protein MLELRGLSLRYGAQSVLRDVDLRLRPGERLGLIGPSGAGKSSLLRLAAGLARPSAGLLRNDFRHAVLMFQEPRLLPWRHALDNVALPLRAAGHAPARARARAAQWLGRVGLDAAMQSWPGELSGGMAQRVALARALAPGPDLLMLDEPFSALDPALRRQLAACCREELARSGAALLCISHDPEELLGLVDRCVLVRQGQVIPIEPDASGALSAARLRALLLEAGAAP, from the coding sequence ATGCTTGAGTTGCGCGGCCTGTCCCTGCGCTACGGCGCGCAATCCGTGCTGCGCGATGTCGACCTGCGCCTGCGGCCGGGCGAGCGGCTGGGGCTGATCGGCCCCAGCGGCGCCGGCAAGAGCAGCCTGTTGCGCCTGGCCGCCGGCCTGGCGCGGCCCAGCGCCGGCCTCTTGCGCAACGATTTCCGTCACGCCGTGCTGATGTTCCAGGAGCCGCGGCTGCTGCCTTGGCGCCATGCGCTGGACAACGTGGCGTTGCCGCTGCGCGCGGCCGGCCACGCGCCTGCCAGGGCGCGGGCGCGGGCGGCGCAATGGCTGGGCCGGGTGGGCCTGGATGCGGCGATGCAGTCGTGGCCCGGCGAGCTGTCGGGCGGCATGGCGCAGCGCGTGGCCCTGGCCCGCGCCCTGGCGCCGGGACCCGACCTGTTGATGCTGGACGAACCCTTCAGCGCGCTCGATCCGGCGCTGCGCCGGCAACTGGCCGCTTGCTGCCGCGAGGAATTGGCGCGCAGCGGTGCGGCGCTGCTGTGCATCAGCCACGATCCCGAGGAACTGCTGGGCCTGGTCGACCGCTGCGTGCTGGTGCGGCAGGGACAGGTCATCCCGATCGAACCGGATGCCAGCGGCGCCTTGTCCGCCGCTCGCCTGCGCGCGCTGCTGCTGGAGGCCGGCGCCGCACCCTGA
- a CDS encoding ABC transporter permease, whose amino-acid sequence MSGPSSARLGAPVLRTSRAWSVAGVLLLLLAWHLAARQLGPLLMATPWDALRAIGPLVSSPQFFANAGVSLMRIGVGVLAGASLGFALGMLAGHSARLRGLIEPLRWLLMAMPPVVVVVLAMLWFGLGSSMVIFITTLMMAPGMYVNTVKGMLHVDRKLIEMTQVYRYGPWLRLRHLYLPALSAPLLAALLIAACGGVRLVVMAEVLGAENGVGYALANARSTFDTAELYAWVLLILGLVALLEFVFLQPLQRRLGRWMEPSHA is encoded by the coding sequence ATGAGCGGCCCATCCTCTGCGCGCCTGGGCGCGCCTGTCCTGCGCACCTCGCGCGCCTGGAGCGTGGCCGGCGTGCTGCTGCTGTTGCTGGCTTGGCACCTGGCCGCCCGCCAGCTTGGGCCGCTGCTCATGGCGACGCCTTGGGACGCGCTGCGCGCCATCGGTCCGCTGGTGAGCAGTCCGCAGTTCTTCGCCAATGCCGGCGTCAGCCTGATGCGCATCGGCGTGGGCGTGCTGGCCGGCGCGTCGCTGGGCTTCGCGCTGGGCATGCTGGCCGGCCACAGCGCCCGCTTGCGTGGCCTGATCGAGCCGTTGCGCTGGCTGCTGATGGCGATGCCGCCGGTGGTCGTGGTGGTGCTGGCGATGCTGTGGTTCGGCCTGGGCTCGTCGATGGTGATCTTCATCACCACGCTGATGATGGCGCCCGGCATGTACGTCAACACCGTCAAGGGCATGCTGCACGTGGACCGCAAGCTGATCGAGATGACGCAGGTCTACCGCTATGGCCCGTGGCTGCGCCTGCGGCACCTGTACCTGCCCGCGCTCAGCGCGCCGTTGCTGGCGGCCCTGCTGATCGCCGCCTGCGGCGGCGTGCGGCTGGTGGTCATGGCCGAAGTGCTGGGCGCCGAGAACGGCGTGGGCTATGCGCTGGCCAATGCCCGCAGCACCTTCGACACGGCCGAGCTGTACGCCTGGGTGCTGTTGATCCTGGGCCTGGTGGCCTTGCTGGAATTCGTGTTCCTGCAACCCCTGCAGCGGCGCCTGGGGCGCTGGATGGAGCCGAGCCATGCTTGA
- a CDS encoding ABC transporter substrate-binding protein, with amino-acid sequence MKNPPTRRRFCAAMTAAALLPGWGVARARPRATLTLAGPGAVVSYPLMHMAATGALAGQADSVRFRLWQSADQLRALLVNGDVDFSATPSTLPALLRNRGLPVRLLNISVWGILWLVSRDPAIQSFEDLAGRELAVPFQRDLPAVLLDTLLEAQAARGLAPVKLRRTRDGQDAIALMLDGQAEHALLVEPMASLLLWRARQQAGAPALHRGPSLEQAWRAAFPAQPSLPQAGIMAAVGVADDAALCQAVDSAYAASARWCMDHPAECAALVREHLPHMPQAALEAAIRQTRLQSRSAREARPDLEALYQLLANRYPQAIGGGLPPAGFYGP; translated from the coding sequence ATGAAGAATCCCCCGACGCGCCGCCGATTCTGCGCCGCGATGACCGCGGCGGCGCTGCTGCCAGGCTGGGGCGTGGCCCGTGCCCGCCCTCGCGCCACGCTGACACTGGCCGGGCCTGGCGCCGTGGTCAGCTACCCATTGATGCACATGGCCGCGACCGGCGCCCTGGCCGGGCAGGCGGACAGCGTGCGCTTCCGCCTGTGGCAAAGCGCCGACCAGTTGCGCGCGCTGCTGGTGAACGGCGATGTCGACTTCAGCGCCACGCCCAGCACGCTGCCGGCGTTGCTGCGCAACCGCGGCTTGCCGGTGCGGCTGTTGAATATCTCGGTCTGGGGCATCCTCTGGCTGGTCAGCCGCGATCCGGCCATCCAGTCGTTCGAGGACCTGGCCGGCCGCGAGCTGGCGGTGCCGTTCCAGCGCGACCTGCCGGCGGTGCTGCTGGACACGCTGCTCGAGGCCCAGGCCGCGCGCGGCCTGGCGCCCGTCAAGCTGCGCCGCACACGCGACGGCCAGGACGCGATCGCGCTGATGCTCGACGGCCAGGCGGAACACGCGCTGCTGGTGGAACCCATGGCGTCGCTGCTGCTGTGGCGGGCACGGCAGCAGGCCGGCGCGCCCGCGCTGCATCGCGGCCCCAGCCTGGAGCAGGCCTGGCGCGCCGCGTTTCCCGCCCAGCCCTCCCTGCCGCAGGCGGGCATCATGGCCGCTGTCGGCGTGGCCGACGACGCGGCGCTGTGCCAGGCGGTGGACAGCGCCTACGCCGCCTCGGCGCGCTGGTGCATGGATCACCCCGCCGAATGCGCGGCGCTGGTGCGGGAGCATCTGCCGCACATGCCGCAGGCCGCGCTCGAAGCCGCCATCCGCCAGACGCGCCTGCAGAGCCGCAGCGCGCGTGAAGCGCGGCCCGACCTCGAAGCCCTGTACCAGTTGCTGGCCAACCGCTATCCCCAAGCCATCGGCGGCGGCCTGCCGCCCGCCGGCTTCTACGGACCATGA
- a CDS encoding Crp/Fnr family transcriptional regulator, with amino-acid sequence MTNINLPDPVAADLLARHALLRGLPPLAAAEVAAYLVGDAVPLRAEAGQTLFGEGDVARHYLLVGQGQAEVMRYGFNGDERVFRVFEPGTLIAHAAMFMPHGRYPMQARARTAFQGWRLCRRRLHEACRQWPDLALALLAGLSKNLYDQVNKVDWMTSSSAPERLANYLMGLRERQGDVVTLPLNQRQLAAHLGIRAETLSRLLNDWQTQGHVSGKRREWVLHTPAYLEKLATTAKRPF; translated from the coding sequence ATGACAAATATCAATCTGCCCGATCCGGTCGCGGCGGACCTGCTCGCCCGCCATGCGCTGCTACGCGGCCTGCCGCCGCTGGCCGCCGCCGAAGTCGCGGCGTACCTGGTGGGCGACGCCGTGCCGCTGCGCGCCGAGGCCGGGCAGACCCTGTTCGGCGAAGGCGACGTCGCGCGCCACTACCTGCTGGTCGGCCAGGGCCAGGCCGAGGTCATGCGCTATGGCTTCAACGGCGACGAACGTGTCTTTCGCGTGTTCGAGCCGGGCACGCTGATCGCCCATGCCGCCATGTTCATGCCGCACGGCCGTTATCCGATGCAGGCGCGGGCGCGCACCGCCTTCCAGGGGTGGCGGCTGTGCCGGCGCCGGCTGCATGAGGCCTGCCGCCAATGGCCCGACCTGGCGCTGGCGTTGCTGGCGGGACTGAGCAAGAACCTGTATGACCAGGTCAACAAGGTCGACTGGATGACGTCCAGCTCGGCGCCGGAACGACTGGCCAACTACCTGATGGGGCTGCGCGAACGCCAGGGCGACGTGGTGACGCTGCCGCTGAACCAGCGCCAGCTGGCCGCGCATCTGGGCATCCGCGCCGAAACCCTGAGCCGGTTGTTGAACGATTGGCAGACGCAGGGCCACGTCAGCGGCAAGCGCCGCGAATGGGTACTGCACACGCCGGCCTACCTGGAAAAACTGGCGACGACGGCAAAACGGCCGTTCTGA
- a CDS encoding DUF1971 domain-containing protein has translation MDPFPPLRHAPHPPDLPDAPISEHDIHRLVHRFYARVRQDATLGPIFEARVTDWDAHLAMLCDFWSALLLGTRRFKGAPIPAHARIPDLSWPLFQHWLALFHQVTAELGPPALQAQADAMAERIAAKLWHVWQHRQTAPSLPDTLPAGVRPYRDSPMFTPDNLPAALRAAHTTKAGTWGLLTVHSGVLRYALDDPPHTEVVLAAGQRVLIAPQVRHHVAFELPGSFQITFCRAEPGDGNGPAENPPAA, from the coding sequence ATGGATCCTTTTCCTCCCCTCCGTCATGCCCCCCACCCCCCCGACCTGCCCGACGCCCCGATCAGCGAGCACGACATCCATCGCCTGGTGCACCGGTTCTACGCCCGCGTGCGCCAGGACGCCACGCTCGGCCCGATCTTCGAGGCGCGCGTGACCGACTGGGATGCCCACCTGGCCATGCTGTGCGACTTCTGGTCCGCGCTGCTGCTTGGCACGCGCCGCTTCAAGGGCGCGCCGATTCCGGCGCACGCGCGTATCCCTGATCTGTCATGGCCGTTGTTCCAGCACTGGCTGGCGCTGTTCCATCAGGTCACCGCGGAACTCGGGCCGCCGGCATTGCAGGCGCAGGCCGACGCCATGGCCGAACGCATCGCCGCCAAGCTGTGGCATGTCTGGCAGCACCGGCAGACCGCGCCCAGCCTGCCGGACACCCTGCCCGCGGGCGTGCGGCCCTACCGGGACAGCCCGATGTTCACGCCCGACAACCTGCCGGCCGCGCTGCGCGCCGCACATACGACCAAGGCGGGAACCTGGGGATTGTTGACCGTGCACAGCGGCGTGCTGCGCTACGCACTGGACGATCCACCGCACACCGAGGTGGTGCTGGCCGCCGGACAGCGCGTGTTGATCGCGCCGCAAGTGCGGCACCACGTCGCCTTCGAACTGCCGGGGAGTTTCCAGATCACGTTCTGCCGGGCGGAGCCGGGGGACGGGAACGGCCCGGCGGAGAACCCGCCGGCCGCATGA
- a CDS encoding META and DUF4377 domain-containing protein, with protein MKKTILLASVCAALLQACAPVSSPGEGSSTMSTTASSSRSALSLPAYYWRLAAATDASGKAIPALQRGIEQPLRLSFSADGMNIRGGCNTQFGGYTYKDGVLRVANLASTMKACEPGLMKLDAEIGQRLKGDLRATLSGESTEPALELVAQDGSVLKFVGEPTPETLYGSAGETMFLEVAPKRADCSHPMIPRYQCLMVRERRYNDAGVQLPPQEDWHPLYQSIEGYDHRDGVRTVLRVKRYDWKNPPADAPSKVYVLDLVVEQDASGKKK; from the coding sequence ATGAAAAAAACAATTCTCCTGGCGTCCGTCTGCGCCGCGCTGCTGCAGGCTTGCGCGCCGGTTTCCTCTCCTGGCGAAGGATCATCCACCATGTCCACCACCGCGTCGTCGTCCCGGTCCGCCCTGAGCCTGCCGGCCTATTACTGGCGCCTGGCGGCGGCCACCGATGCCTCGGGCAAGGCCATTCCCGCGCTGCAGAGGGGCATCGAGCAACCGCTGCGCCTGTCGTTCTCGGCTGACGGCATGAATATCCGTGGCGGCTGCAACACGCAGTTCGGCGGCTACACCTACAAGGACGGCGTGCTGCGCGTCGCCAACCTCGCCTCGACGATGAAGGCGTGCGAGCCCGGCTTGATGAAACTGGACGCCGAGATCGGCCAGCGCCTGAAGGGCGACCTGCGCGCCACGCTCAGCGGCGAGTCCACCGAACCGGCCCTGGAACTGGTGGCGCAGGATGGCAGCGTGCTGAAGTTCGTTGGCGAGCCGACGCCGGAAACCCTGTATGGCAGCGCCGGCGAAACCATGTTCCTGGAAGTGGCGCCCAAGCGCGCCGATTGCAGCCACCCCATGATTCCGCGCTACCAGTGCCTGATGGTGCGCGAGCGCCGCTACAACGACGCCGGCGTGCAATTGCCGCCGCAGGAGGATTGGCATCCGCTGTACCAGTCGATCGAAGGCTACGATCATCGCGACGGCGTGCGTACCGTGCTGCGTGTGAAGCGCTACGACTGGAAGAACCCGCCCGCCGATGCGCCGTCGAAGGTGTACGTGCTGGACCTGGTGGTCGAGCAGGACGCCTCGGGCAAGAAGAAGTAG